One Sodalinema gerasimenkoae IPPAS B-353 DNA segment encodes these proteins:
- a CDS encoding HhoA/HhoB/HtrA family serine endopeptidase, whose product MRTPPQGYGSDDVKGRPPESPSPKFPVLSYLLVFLVGGAVAWGATEVFSSHSQMGSDLGTSESQERLPAVSAEAPTVTPRTEEAQIVPPSNFVADVVTRVGPAVVRIDSERRVSARSLPPGLDDPMLRQFFGFRMPDAEQERVQQGSGSGFILSSDGKIVTNAHVIDGADSVTVTLRDGRSLEGRVLGTDPVTDVAVVQIEAEDLPAVRLRDSEGLQPGEWAIAIGNPLGLDNTVTTGIISAIGRSSSEVGVADKRVDFIQTDAAINPGNSGGPLLDQDGQVVGMNTAIIQNAQGLGFAIPINTVARIAEELIENGRVDHPFLGIQMVDLSPQVKEQVNRDQSQALRVEEDEGVLIVQVMPGSPADEGGLRAGDVIRQIEGDSVTSAEEVQQAVSRVRVGDRLRIDISRNGSPETLEVQTGVLGD is encoded by the coding sequence ATGCGAACTCCCCCCCAAGGTTACGGCTCTGATGATGTGAAGGGACGGCCACCGGAGTCCCCCAGCCCCAAGTTTCCTGTTCTTTCCTATTTGCTTGTCTTCCTCGTCGGAGGAGCTGTGGCCTGGGGGGCGACGGAGGTGTTCTCATCCCACTCTCAGATGGGTTCAGATTTGGGGACGAGTGAGTCTCAGGAACGTCTGCCTGCGGTCAGTGCCGAAGCCCCAACGGTGACACCCCGGACGGAGGAGGCGCAAATCGTACCTCCGAGTAACTTTGTGGCTGATGTGGTCACTCGGGTAGGCCCGGCTGTGGTTCGGATTGATTCAGAGCGGAGGGTCAGTGCGCGATCGCTACCCCCGGGGTTGGATGATCCGATGTTGCGCCAGTTTTTTGGGTTTCGGATGCCTGATGCTGAGCAGGAGCGGGTTCAACAAGGCTCTGGTTCGGGGTTTATTCTCAGTTCTGATGGCAAAATTGTCACCAATGCTCATGTGATTGATGGGGCCGATTCGGTGACGGTGACTCTGCGAGATGGCCGCAGTTTGGAGGGCCGAGTGTTGGGGACAGACCCGGTTACGGATGTGGCCGTGGTACAGATTGAGGCGGAAGATTTGCCAGCGGTCCGTTTACGAGACAGTGAGGGGTTACAGCCCGGCGAGTGGGCGATCGCCATCGGCAACCCCTTGGGATTAGATAATACAGTAACCACTGGGATTATTAGTGCGATCGGTCGCTCCAGCAGCGAGGTGGGTGTGGCGGATAAGCGGGTTGATTTTATTCAAACGGATGCGGCGATTAATCCCGGTAATTCTGGGGGACCCCTGTTGGATCAAGATGGTCAGGTGGTGGGGATGAATACTGCCATCATCCAAAATGCCCAGGGTTTAGGATTTGCGATTCCCATCAACACGGTGGCTCGGATCGCGGAGGAATTAATCGAAAATGGACGGGTGGATCATCCCTTTTTAGGCATCCAAATGGTTGATCTGTCCCCTCAAGTGAAGGAGCAAGTCAACCGAGATCAGAGTCAGGCGCTACGAGTCGAGGAGGATGAGGGCGTCTTAATTGTGCAGGTCATGCCTGGTTCTCCGGCCGATGAAGGGGGATTACGTGCGGGGGATGTGATTCGCCAAATTGAGGGAGACTCCGTCACCTCCGCTGAAGAAGTTCAACAGGCTGTCTCCCGAGTTCGGGTGGGCGATCGCCTCCGCATCGATATCTCTCGTAATGGCAGCCCAGAAACCCTGGAGGTGCAAACTGGGGTGTTAGGCGATTAG
- a CDS encoding glycosyltransferase, whose product MSLPKPSSQGLIAKIPQPGDYHQGDWPISAAAPLQFSLVIPTYNERHNLRTLIERLSQLLDRLLGPDYELIIVDDDSPDRTWELAQHLADTYPQVRALRRQGERGLSTAVICGWQRAKGQILGVIDADLQHPPEILEQLWQQIERGADLALASRHVDGGGVSDWSLRRRILSRGAQLLGLILLPGVVGRVSDPMSGFFLVRRGAISERFLDPVGYKILIEVLGRGDISWIGEVGYVFQEREQGESKVTWKQYWEYLQHLWKLRLDLLPVQRFLRFGVVGLSGVVVDLAVFYVLREQWQLGLTRSAMLSAEVAILNNFYWNDIWTFSDLSRQQQGWRKRVKRLLKFNIVCLAGLILNVLIVNLLFNLLGVNDYLAKLLAIALVTLWNFSINLKLSWRVTDVSDP is encoded by the coding sequence ATGTCTTTGCCTAAACCGTCTTCCCAGGGCCTGATTGCTAAAATTCCCCAACCCGGGGACTATCATCAGGGAGATTGGCCCATATCTGCGGCCGCTCCCTTGCAATTTTCGTTGGTCATTCCCACTTACAATGAGCGACATAACCTGAGGACTCTGATTGAACGCCTCAGTCAACTCCTCGATCGCCTCCTCGGTCCTGACTATGAACTGATTATCGTGGATGACGATAGCCCCGATCGCACCTGGGAACTGGCCCAACACCTCGCAGACACCTATCCCCAGGTTCGCGCCCTACGTCGTCAAGGAGAACGAGGACTGTCCACCGCTGTCATTTGTGGGTGGCAACGGGCAAAGGGGCAAATTCTGGGGGTCATCGATGCCGACTTACAGCATCCGCCAGAAATCTTAGAACAACTCTGGCAACAAATCGAACGGGGGGCCGACTTAGCCCTAGCCAGCCGTCATGTCGATGGTGGAGGAGTCAGTGACTGGAGTCTGCGGCGACGCATCCTCTCACGAGGGGCCCAATTGTTGGGACTGATTCTTCTGCCGGGAGTGGTGGGGCGCGTCTCGGACCCCATGAGTGGATTTTTCCTGGTGCGACGCGGGGCCATTTCGGAGCGTTTCCTGGACCCCGTCGGCTATAAAATCCTGATTGAAGTCCTCGGCCGAGGGGACATTTCCTGGATTGGGGAAGTGGGGTATGTCTTCCAAGAACGGGAACAAGGCGAAAGCAAGGTCACCTGGAAACAGTATTGGGAATATCTCCAACATTTATGGAAACTGCGTTTAGACTTGTTGCCAGTCCAGCGTTTCTTGCGATTTGGAGTGGTGGGGTTGAGCGGCGTTGTTGTGGATTTGGCGGTGTTCTATGTCCTACGGGAACAGTGGCAGTTGGGGCTAACTCGTAGTGCCATGCTGTCGGCGGAAGTGGCCATTCTCAATAACTTTTACTGGAATGACATTTGGACGTTCTCCGACTTATCCCGTCAACAACAGGGATGGCGTAAGCGCGTCAAACGCCTACTCAAATTTAATATCGTCTGTTTAGCCGGATTGATTCTCAATGTGCTGATTGTGAATCTCCTCTTTAACCTTTTGGGGGTGAATGACTATCTGGCTAAACTGTTGGCGATCGCCCTGGTGACCCTTTGGAACTTCAGCATCAACCTGAAACTGAGTTGGCGAGTCACCGACGTCAGCGACCCCTAA
- a CDS encoding adenylyltransferase/cytidyltransferase family protein: MLAMLAQGLYSLDELRERIHGDGDRWRPLVFTNGCFDLLHCGHVRYLQAAKALGKALVVGVNSDDSVARIKPPAPGQPPRPIIHDEQRAEVLAALKPVDGVFIFPEPTAIEAIKVLQPDIYVKGGDYRRDTLPEAPTVRAYGGQIHLIEIEVPQSTSHIIRRILGK, encoded by the coding sequence ATGCTTGCCATGTTAGCTCAGGGCCTTTACTCCCTTGATGAGTTACGAGAGCGGATCCATGGCGATGGCGATCGCTGGCGGCCGCTGGTGTTCACCAATGGCTGCTTTGACCTCCTACATTGCGGTCATGTGCGCTATTTACAAGCCGCCAAAGCCCTAGGAAAAGCCCTGGTCGTCGGCGTCAATAGTGATGATTCCGTCGCCCGTATCAAACCCCCCGCTCCTGGACAACCTCCCCGTCCCATTATTCACGATGAGCAGCGTGCCGAAGTTCTGGCCGCCCTCAAACCCGTCGATGGAGTCTTTATCTTTCCGGAACCTACCGCCATTGAAGCGATCAAAGTCCTACAACCGGATATCTACGTCAAAGGAGGTGATTATCGTCGAGATACCCTACCTGAAGCTCCAACCGTCCGCGCCTACGGTGGACAAATCCATTTGATTGAAATTGAGGTTCCTCAATCCACCAGTCACATCATCCG